One window from the genome of Nicotiana sylvestris chromosome 9, ASM39365v2, whole genome shotgun sequence encodes:
- the LOC104243905 gene encoding subtilisin-like protease SBT3, translated as MGLPYFHLLFLSWFLSALVFCLLATAQRSTYIVHLDKSLMPNIFADHHHWHSSTIDSIKAAVPSSVDRFHSAPKLVYSYDNVFHGFSAVLSKDELQALKKSPGFVSAYKDRTVEPQTTHTSDFLKLNPSSGLWPASGLGQDVIIGVLDSGIWPESASFRDDGMPEIPKRWKGICKPGTQFNTSLCNRKLIGANYFNKGILANDPTVNISMNSARDTDGHGTHVASIAAGNFAKGVSHFGYAPGTARGVAPRASLAVYKFSFNEGTFTSDLIAAMDQAVADGVDMISISFGFRFIPLYEDSISIASFGAMMKGVLVSASAGNRGPGIGSLNNGSPWILCVASGHTDRTFAGTLTLGNGLKIRGWSLFPARAIVKDSTVIYNKTLADCNSEELLSQLSDPERTIIICEDNGDFSDQMRIVARARLKAGIFISEDPGVFRSATFPNPGVVINKKEGKQAINYVKNTVDPTATITFQETYLDVKPAPVVAASSARGPSRSYLGIAKPDILAPGVLILAAYPPNVFATSIGPNIELSTDYILESGTSMAAPHAAGIAAMLKGAHPEWSPSAIRSAMMTTADPLDNTRKPIKDSDINKAATPLDMGAGHVDPNRALDPGLVYDATPQDYVNLLCSLNFTEEQFKTIARSSDNHNCSNPSADLNYPSFIALYPLEGPFTFLEQKFRRTVTNVGQGAATYKAKLKAPKNTTVSVSPQTLVFKKKNEKQSYTLTIRYLGDEGQSRNVGSITWVEENGNHSVRSPIVTSPIIEIWS; from the coding sequence ATGGGGTTGCCTTATTTTCATCTTCTTTTCCTTTCATGGTTTCTTTCTGCTCTTGTCTTCTGTTTGTTAGCCACAGCACAAAGATCCACTTACATTGTCCATTTGGATAAATCCTTAATGCCTAATATCTTTGCTGATCACCATCATTGGCATTCTTCCACTATTGATTCCATTAAAGCTGCAGTTCCTTCATCAGTAGACAGATTCCACTCCGCTCCAAAACTTGTTTACTCTTATGACAATGTGTTTCATGGCTTCAGTGCTGTTTTGTCCAAAGATGAACTGCAAGCTTTGAAGAAGTCACCAGGTTTTGTTTCAGCTTATAAAGATAGAACTGTGGAACCTCAAACTACCCACACATCTGATTTCCTTAAGCTTAATCCTTCATCTGGGCTATGGCCTGCTTCTGGTTTAGGCCAAGATGTGATCATTGGTGTTCTTGACTCTGGCATCTGGCCTGAATCTGCGAGTTTTCGAGATGATGGTATGCCTGAAATCCCCAAAAGATGGAAGGGTATATGCAAGCCAGGCACACAGTTTAACACTTCATTGTGCAACAGAAAACTTATTGGGGCTAATTACTTCAATAAGGGAATTTTGGCTAATGATCCAACTGTGAACATTTCCATGAATTCGGCAAGGGATACTGATGGTCACGGCACACACGTTGCTTCCATTGCTGCTGGAAATTTCGCCAAAGGTGTTTCCCACTTTGGATATGCACCAGGAACAGCAAGAGGAGTCGCGCCACGAGCTAGTCTGGCCGTATACAAGTTTAGCTTTAATGAAGGAACCTTTACTTCAGATTTAATTGCTGCTATGGACCAAGCTGTGGCAGACGGTGTTGACATGATATCTATTTCATTTGGGTTCCGTTTCATTCCTTTGTATGAGGATTCTATATCCATTGCTTCTTTTGGAGCTATGATGAAGGGAGTGCTAGTTTCAGCTTCTGCTGGAAATCGAGGTCCGGGGATTGGAAGTTTAAACAACGGATCTCCATGGATCTTGTGCGTGGCATCAGGCCACACAGACAGGACATTTGCTGGCACTTTGACTTTGGGAAATGGCTTAAAAATCAGGGGTTGGAGCTTGTTTCCTGCAAGAGCCATTGTTAAGGATTCAACAGTGATTTACAACAAGACTCTAGCTGATTGCAATTCGGAAGAATTATTATCACAACTATCTGATCCGGAACGTACCATCATTATATGTGAAGATAATGGGGATTTCTCTGATCAAATGCGTATTGTCGCTCGAGCAAGACTTAAAGCAGGCATCTTTATTTCTGAGGATCCAGGAGTGTTCAGGTCTGCTACATTTCCCAACCCTGGAGTTGTGATTAACAAAAAGGAAGGGAAACAAGCCATCAATTACGTAAAAAATACTGTCGATCCCACGGCCACCATCACATTCCAAGAGACGTATCTGGATGTAAAGCCAGCACCAGTTGTTGCTGCATCCTCAGCACGAGGCCCCTCCAGAAGCTACTTGGGAATTGCAAAACCAGATATATTGGCACCAGGGGTGCTGATTCTTGCCGCATATCCACCAAACGTATTTGCTACAAGTATTGGGCCAAACATAGAATTGTCCACTGATTACATTCTTGAATCAGGCACATCTATGGCTGCACCACATGCTGCTGGAATTGCAGCAATGCTAAAAGGCGCGCATCCTGAATGGAGTCCTTCAGCTATTCGCTCTGCCATGATGACCACAGCAGATCCTTTGGACAACACTCGAAAACCTATTAAAGACTCGGACATTAACAAGGCCGCCACGCCCCTAGACATGGGAGCAGGACACGTTGATCCCAACAGAGCGCTTGATCCTGGCCTAGTATACGATGCTACTCCACAAGATTACGTAAATCTTCTATGCTCTCTGAATTTCACAGAAGAGCAATTCAAGACAATTGCAAGATCATCAGACAACCACAACTGCTCAAATCCATCCGCCGATCTCAATTACCCGTCGTTCATTGCATTGTACCCCCTCGAGGGACCCTTCACATTCTTGGAGCAGAAATTCAGGAGGACAGTAACAAATGTTGGTCAAGGTGCAGCTACTTATAAAGCTAAGCTAAAAGCTCCAAAGAACACTACAGTTTCAGTATCACCACAAACTCTGGTATTCAAGAAGAAAAATGAGAAACAAAGTTATACTTTGACAATTCGTTATTTAGGTGATGAGGGTCAGAGTAGAAACGTTGGGTCCATCACTTGGGTTGAAGAGAATGGAAACCATTCTGTTAGGAGTCCTATAGTGACATCTCCCATTATTGAGATCTGGTCATAA